Part of the Shewanella eurypsychrophilus genome is shown below.
TTCATATCGAGCCTTTTACCGGGTTAATGTCGTTGCTGAATGAGGATCCACTTTTAGGCGGATAGAGATAACTCCCACTTTACCTTCATATGATAAATTCTATATTTAGGAGACCTAACTAGGTTGTTTCTTAGGGGGATTATCAAGGAAGTTGTCAAACAACAATCCTTTGATTCTATAATTTACAGCATCTTACCAACTTAACTCTGCAAGGCAAGTCACACGTGTATATGGATATCTACTCGTGTGATCAACCTTTAAAATGTCCTCTTAAACGATGCTTTTTAAAACAACACCCGCACTTAAATTATTATAATTGCCAACCAACCTAAGCTTGCACAAGGTATTGATATCAGCCTAACTGAGATATCAAATGTCGAAGCTTGTCATCCCGGACTTGTTCCGGGATCCAGCTGTTGTCTTTAGGTTCAAAGAAGTGGATTCCGGCCAACAAGAATGCCGGAAAGACGGAGTAGATATCGCTCCTTCTATTTCCTGTCTTCCCGGACTTGTTCCGGGATCCAGCACTTTCCTTTAAGTCCAAACACGTGGATTCCGGCCTGAAAGAATGCCGGAACGACAGAATAGATATTGCATAGTCTTAGCTTTTACAACCTAGTGTCATCTGACCGCAAGGGGTCTGTGATATTCCCGATATAACTTAGACATTCCCCATATCCCTATGGGTCAATGCGGAAATGTCGGTTATGCATGGAGCAATTACCTACGTTGCTTCTCTAGGCGAGCCGTCATCCTTCTCTGTCTACCAATTGTGATATCGCGCAACTTTAGCTACACCTGAACCAATTCAAGATCACGTTTTCATCATAAAAATCACAGCTTTTACTTGAACTCTATCTTTATTGAGCTTAGTTTATAGCCAAGCTTAAACTTAAGTTTGGTATCCAAACAAATGTTTGTTTGGCGTGTAAACTGGATAATCACTATGACAGAACGCGAACTAGAGATACTGGCACTACTCAAACAAGACCCACTTATCGCACAGCAAAGCTTGGCCGATCAGTTAGGCATAAGCCGCTCTGCTGTTGCCGGGCATATCATGAACCTCACTAATAAAGGCGTCATTCGAGGCAAGGGCTATATCTTAGCCGAGTCCCGTTATGCGGTGGTTATCGGCGGGGCCAATATGGATATTCTTGGTCGTCCGCTAAGCGCATTGCAAGTGGGTGATTCAAACCCTGGCAGTGTGAGCTGCTCTCCCGGTGGTGTCGGGCGTAATATCGCCGAGAACTTAGCAAGGTTAGGTTCACAGACGCGGTTAATCAGTGCTATAGGCAAAGATACTTATGGGCAGATGATCATGAGTCAATGCCAGCAAGCCGGTATCGATATGAAAGGCTGCTTACAGCTCAATGATGCCAATACCTCTACCTACCTTTCAGTGCTCGACGGCGACAGCGATATGCATGTCGCTATCAATGACATGGCTATTTTAGAGCGTTTAAGTGTCGAGGTGCTCAAAGAGAAAGAAGAGCTATTAAGGCGTGCAGATCTTATTATTCTCGATGCCAATCTATCAGCTGAATCACTGGAATACCTGCTTAATAATTTCGCCGACAGACCCATCTTTGTCGATACAGTTTCCTGTGTTAAAGCTAAGAAAATAAAACCGTTTTTAAGCTCAGTTCACACCTTAAAACCCAATCTTAAAGAGGCCGAACAGCTCTCAGGGATTTTCATCGAAGACTATAGCGAGTTACCTGCTTTAGCTAACTGGTTCCATAACCAGGGCGTTAAACGCATCTTCCTCAGTCTTGGCTGTGATGGTGTCTTTTACAGTGATGAAGGCGCCCAAGCGCTTATTCCTGCCATACCAATAGCCATGATTAATGCAAACGGAGCAGGCGATGCGTTTCTTGCCGGCCTTGCTCATGGCTGGATCCAAGAATGGGGAATCGAGCATTCCACCAAATTTGCAATGGCCGCAGCCGTCGTGGCGCTGTCACACCTTGCGACCATTAATCCAAATATGTCCGAAATATCAGTAAATCGAATTATCAAGGAGTCAATATGTTAGAGCAGTACCTAGATATTAACCCAGAAGTCGCCGCAGCAATTGCAGCTGGAAAGCCCGTTGTTGCACTGGAGTCTACGATTATTTCACACGGAATGCCGTATCCACAAAATGTGGAAACAGCCTTAAAAGTTGAGCAGATTATTCGTGATAATGGCGCTATCCCAGCCACAATAGCCATTTTAAAGGGACGATTGAAAGTTGGCATGACTCATGAGGAGATCGAATATTTAGGTAAGGCAGGTTTAGATGTCATTAAAACCAGTCGACGCGATATCCCCTTTATTGTCGCTAAGCAGATAGATGGGGCAACGACAGTTGCCTCTACCATGATCTTGGCTCAAATGGCGGGCATTAAAGTATTTGCCACTGGCGGAATTGGTGGAGTTCATCGTGGTGCACAACAGACATTTGATATCTCAGCCGATCTTCAAGAGTTAGCCAATACCAATGTGGCAGTGATCTGTGCAGGGGCTAAATCAATTTTGGATATCGGCCTGACTCTAGAGTATCTAGAGACTCAGGGCGTACCGGTTATCGGCCATCAAACCGATACATTACCCGCTTTCTACACCCGTGAAAGTGAGTTTGGTGTCGACTATAGACTGGATACCCCCAAACAGATCGCCACGGCGATGAAAGCCAAGTGGGACATGGGATTAAAAGGTGGTGTTGTCATTGCCAACCCTATTCCGGAAGAGTATCAGCTCGATCGTGGCATGATAGATAAAGTGATCATTGACGCCGTGGCCGAGATGGACAGCAAAGGCATATCGGGTAAACAGTCTACCCCCTTCTTACTGGCCAAGGTTGCAGAGAAAACAGAAGGCAGCAGCCTCAAAGCAAACATCCAGCTTGTGTATAACAATGCAAAGTTGGCAGCCAAGATAGCCGTCGAGTACGCCAGCTAGAACTGTTCGCTAATATCAATAGATGATCAGTCAATTATCAGATGACAAGTATGGCTGTCTGATTTTAAATTAGACGTAAATAGAAAGGCGCCAATGGTGCCTTTCTATTGATTCTTATAATCAATATATTCCGTCTTTACCGCATGGACTGCTCTGGCAGCTACATTGTTATCAGTTGCACATAATTCTATTACACCAATAACGCATCAAAATCTTTTCCCTTTAGCCAAAGCGGCGAACTGTTCTGTGCCGCGAGCTGGTATGCCCAAGTAGCTATCGCTTCGGAGCGCTCACTCTCACAAACAAAGTAGCTATTTAACTCTGAGGTAATGATCTTTTCATGCATGATGATGTTCTGCTCGAACCAGCGATCTTTATGTTTTTCTGCGGCTAAGTGATCACGCTTGGCGTTATTACACTTGCTGTGTGCCAGTACAAAGTTATGGCCAAGATCTGACGGGTAACGCGCCCAGGGGATAAAGTGGTCGACTTCGCCCTGCTCTTTCAACGGTTGCAGACAATAGAAGCAGTTACCATGCTGTATCTGCAGCAATAAAGGTCTCGCTTGGATGATGGCTTTGCGATCACTGCCGAATAGGAAGTCTGAAAGATTGCCTTGGCCGCCAATTACATTTTGATTAGAAGCAAAGTCACACACCTTTTGTGTCCAGTGACTGCGAGCAAGAGAGACAACCAGATCATGAAAACGTCTGAAACAGAATGCTATACCTGAGTTGAGCTTAATGTATTTTTTACTCTTGTCATGGGGATAATAAAAGCACTCCGCATTACCAGCCAATAGCTGTAATCGCCACAGTGGGCCTTCTTTGAGTGTTTTACGAGTATCGTTGCACAACTTACGCCAGCCACTATGGGCTTTAAGTTGCGACAGGTTTCTTACCCCTTGTCTACGAAAAACACTTAGGTTATTAATTAATGCAGATTGCTTTCCGCTATTTTGTAAAAGCAGTAATGGTTCGGCATCTGTGGCGCTAAATGGCAACGAGTGTTGCCAGTAGAGTTCGATAAACTTCTCGACGATTTCATCTATGGTGATGATGCCATCAGTTTCCTGGCTTATATTCGAGCTTGTATTTGGGCGTGTGTAATGAGCCTTTTCAATACAGATATCTGCCAGTGCATGAAGCAGAGCAAACTTATAGGTGGCGACAAAGTCCCCTTCTACCAGTAGACGCTGTAAGTAAGCGATAAACTCGACCTGCTTTGTGGCATCAACCTCTTTCAAAAATGAGTCTTTTAAGAGTGCATTATTCACAGAGTGACCTCATACTTCAATAACCTCATGCTTGCAGTTGAAACACTTGCGTGTACTAGCACTAAGGTTTGCCAATAGACTTCTGCCCTTCCTAGCTTATCGGCTTCGTTTGCAGTGGTATCGATAACGGTTAGCCCCACACTCTTTGCCAACTGTACGAGTTCGGTGTCACTTACCTGAAACATCTGGCGCTCATCACTGCACGGACCATGACGAAGCGTGATGACAAGTTTTCCATTTGGATCGAGTAATTTAGCGAACGTTCGTATCGAATCGGCTCGTTCTTGTGTTGGAATGTGCATCCAGATAGCACTGAGCAAGATGAGATCGAATCTGGTATCTAAACTGATGACTCGTGATAAAACCGGTAATGCATCATCAAGCCAAGTGACATTAAGATCTTGAGTGAGCCTCTTGCCCAGATTAGCCAAGGTTTGTGCGGGCTCGACGGCATAGACTTGTACCGACTGATTCGTAGTGCCTTGCTCTGCCAGATATTTAACATCGCGCCCCGCTCCAGCGCCGATATCTAAGAAGCGCAGCTTGGCTTTTTGTTCACTTGGATTGTTAGCGATATGCGAAGGCTCGGGTAACCTATGGGGTGTAAATGCAGACTTAACTGATGACGGATTGAGAATACTTTTAAGATGAGACAGCCAAGACGCGTGAACCTCTTCGAAAGACTTAGACAGATACTGTTCAGCTAGATCTTCGGCATTGGTGTTATAAAAGCTGTTGTTGAGGCCGTCATAAATCTCAGTTGTCACTGTCGCGATTCCCTCTGCGCTGATGGGTTACCAAATTTGTGGTTACTCATTTGATATAACTATCAATTATGCCAAAGACGTTACCATAGTGACGCGGAGAAAAGAACAGTGAAATACTCTATTTACTTGACCTATAACATATGGTGGTCAGATGATGAATAAGAGCAGTTGCGAACTGCTGGTAAAGGTTACTGTTAGCCATGAAGCCTACTATCTTTCCAGCACGCTTTTAGGCCGGAATCCACTGTTTAGACCTAAAGACAAGAGCTGGATCCCGGAACAAGTCCGGGATGACATTTTCGTAGTCGAATGTATTTTTTAGAACGTATGTGTTCGATACTTTCGACTATTAATCCAAGCTATCCAGTCTGTATGTAACTTGTTCAAGCCACTAGGATATCGGCTGAGTACGCTTTTAGGATCTGATGCCTCACATCTGGTTTGTACCATGTGAGCTAATAGCTTTGTAATGGTTTGCTTGCCCTGCTTACTGCTCATTAAGAAATGAATAAGCGAATGTGACTGAGCATACAGACTAGTTTGCTGGCTTCCTGCCCAGGTTTGACGCTTTGCGCTGAGTAACGCGTTTACACTCAACTTTTTACCTGCAAGCGTACGTTTCCAGTCTCTTGCGGGTATTTTGGCTACGAAACCTGACATCTCGATACTTTCAAAATATTCAGCCATACCTTCATTGAACCAGCGCGGTGTTGGACCAAACAAACCAGCATTGAGTACGTGCACAGCTTCATGCACTGAGGTTTGATGGGCTTGTTTATCATTTTTATGATGTACCACGGCCATATTTTGTCTGGCCACATAAAATCCCTGGCTCGGGCCAAGCTTAGGCGCGTATTTAGCCTGTAGTCTGTTATAACTGGATTTTGATTTTGCTAAGGTGAGATTTACTTTTACTGGTGCTACACCAGATTCTGGAAGATAGCTTTTATAGATGTCGCTTACTTTTTTGATAGCAGCGGTCACCTTGTCCTTATAAAACAGAGGCAACTTGCCACCAGTCGAGTTAACTTCAAGTTCAAATGAATATTCAGGCTCTTGGTATTGAGTAAGCGCTATATTGTGTTGAGCGTATACTCTGTCGTCATCGGTGAAATGAGTCTGGCCGTTTTCATCGGTCCAACTATAGATACGCTTTCTATTTTGTTTTCTTTGAGTCTGCTCGGCTTCAGTCATTGTTGAAGTAGCACAACCAGGGATATGGGTAAAAAGTGGTGAGTCTGGATCATTAAACTGATATTGGTGTTGTTCAGTGCGATTTTGAGACGCTGATAACTCAGGGTTTTGGGGCTGGGAAGTTGACTCTTGTTTAGGTCCTTTACTTAACCCTTTATTTGGCTGTTTATTTGACCATTTATTTGAGATGGAGTCAGGCTGAGAGCCGAGGTTGAATCGACTTCTTGGTAACTCTGCCCAGTTTTGACAAAACTGCCAGCCTTTATCTCGGCAGATAGCTCCAGCTTTATAGCGATTCGACAAGAAGTGTTCGATGACCTTGTCTTTAGTGGTCATACGTATTCCGTCGTTGCCGTACTCTTCAACGACTAAACCAATAATTAACATTAACAATATGAGTAATAAGTAACGGCTTAAACGAGTTTCCATCTAACATCCATTTAGCTTCTATTTAGAAAGTTGCAATCCATTGAGGCAAGCTAGAGAATACCTGTTCGTTGTAGATGGTGGAAGCTGAGAAGGTAAGAGTTCCTAGTTTCGAGTGACGAGGAAAGTCTAAGACCTCTTTATTGCTGTCATTCCGGCATGCTTACCTACCGTCTTTCCGGCGTGTTTGTTGGCCGGAATCCACTGCTTAAAACCTAAAGACAAGAGCTGGGTCCCGGAACAAGTCCGGGAAGACAGCTAAACCTACCGAGTCATTCCCGTAAGCTTACTTACTGTCTTTCCGTCGTGCTTGTTGGCCGGAATCTACTGTTTACGTCAGTTTATGTTATGTATCAAGAGATAGTCTCTACGAATGTTGGCTTAGGCGCTTAAAATATTGTTGCGCACCAGACCTCGGCGCACGTTTTTGCAGAGCTTGCCAAAGCGGGAGATCTCATCGAAATTAGGGATAGCGCCGCGCTCGATGGCCGACTCCCAATAGGTCAATTCAGTATCGACCAGTTCCAAGAGTTTCTTTGGGCAACCTTCGCAGCTGCCGTCCGGACCACAGATGAAGGTGTCGGGTTCATACAGGGGCAAGCCATCTTTTACTTGCTCAATCAAAAGTAACATGGCTGTCTGTCTATCTGGCTTCTTACTCATTTGCCATTCCTGTTCTGTTCCTAAGTAAGAATAAATCCTAGGTAAGAATAAATGCTGATAACTAAAATTTGGTTGTTGCCGAATTCTATGCTGCTAGTGCGCCTAAGGCCAGATAAGTTTCGAGTTCCTAGTTCCGAGTGGCTAGGAAAGTCTAAGACCTCTTTATTTCTGTCTTTCCGGCTTGCTCGTTGGCCGGAATCTATTCTTCGCACCAAGAGCAAAGCTGGATCCCGGAACAAGTCCGGGAAGACCATACAGGAACCAAGACGGACACTGCGCTTCTCTGATTCAACAGCAAGGGCTGGATCCCGAAACGAATCCGGGATGACGAGCGTCTAACAAGCTTTGAATATATCGGTTCATAAATAGTCCTTAATACGACCGCGCGTGGACCGATCCCAATCGCGTTTTCATTGGTTGGATCGATCCATGGCGAATAGCAGCGATTTAGTTATATCGAGTCGCAGGTAGCAGCTAGCTATGCTGCAAATTCAAATCATTCCTCCCAACTTGCTCTAAAACTTAGTCGATTGACCTAATTTATCACCAGTTAGCCTTATTTATCACCAACCATCCTTTTAACGCGATGTTGTTATCGGCAAAGGCATGCTATTATCGCCGGCTTTTTATCATCCTCACGCCACTTTGCTGATTTAGTGTGGGGGAATACATGGCTTCTTAGCCCTAAAACGTGAATTACTTTATGTCAAATATGTCAAACGCCGAGCTTCATGCGCCTATCGAGGATTCAGACTATTCTGCAATCCACCCACCATCGTTATCAGAGAAACTCGAGCTAAATAACCCCGTCTTCTGGTTAAGTGGTAGTTTTCTTACTCTATTTGTCCTGCTGGCTATCACAAACGCCTCCGCTCTTACCTCTGTGGTAAATTCAGGATTCAGCTTCGCAACTCAATACTTCGGTGCCTTCTGGCAAGTTTTATTACTTCTTAACTTCCTTGTTGGTCTAGCTATCGCGCTAGCTCGAACTGGTTACGTGCGTTTAGGCGGTTTAGCTAAACCTGATATTGATAACTTTAAATGGTTGTCGATTGTCCTCTGTACCCTACTCGCAGGTGGTGGCGTTTTTTGGGCGGCCGCAGAGCCTATTGCCCATTTTGTTTCCGCCCCTCCGCTTTTCGGTGATGCGCTACCGAGAGTCGCGGCTATTAATGCACTTTCCCAATCCTTCATGCATTGGGGCTTTCTCGCATGGGCCATTCTTGGCTGTCTTTCTTCTATTGTTTTAATGCACTTGCACTACGACAAAGGGCTTCCACTAAAGCCTCGTACATTGCTTTATCCTATTTTTGGCGACAGAGCGATCAACGGTTGGATAGGCAATGCCGCTGATGCTTGTTGCATCATTGCCGTTGCAGCAGGAACCATTGGGCCGATCGGGTTCTTGGGCTTGCAAATCAGTTATGCGTTGAATGCACTGTTTGGTATTCCAGATGGATTTATCACTCAAAGTATCGTGATCATGTTTGCAATTAGCATGTATACACTGTCAGCTTTGAGTGGCGTTAGTAAAGGTATTCAATTAGTTAGCCGTTACAATATCATTCTTTCAGTTGCTCTTATTGCCTACATCCTGATTTTTGGCCCAACTCGTTTTATTTTCGATGGCTACATACAAGGGGTTGGCAGCATGCTCGATAACTTCTTCCCTATGGCTCTGTACCGTGAAAATACAGAATGGTTGAGTTGGTGGACGGTCTTTTTCTGGGGATGGTTTATTGGTTATGGTCCAATGATGTCGATTTTCATTGCGCGAATTTCTCGTGGCCGCACCATTCGGCAGTTAATTTTATCGATCAGTGTTGCGGCACCGCTCATTACATGTTTCTGGTTTAGCATTGTTGGTGGTAGCGGTTTAGCTTTTGAATTAGAAAATCCTGGGTTGATATCTGGCGCTTTTGAAGGCTTTAACCTGCCAGCGGTACTACTGGCTATTACGGCTGAGTTACCTTTCCCTATGCTGATTTCAGTCTTATTTCTCATCCTAACGACGACTTTTATCATTACCACTGGTGATTCTATGACTTATACGATCAGCATGGTTATGACGGGCTCTACAGAGCCAAACGCTGTGATTCGCTCGTTCTGGGGAATTATAATGGGTGTTGTTGCCATTGCGCTTATTTCGATGGGATCTGGCGGCATTTCCTCTCTACAATCTTTTATCGTGATCACTGCGGTTCCAGTATCTTTAATTTTAATGCCTAGCCTGTGGAAAGCCCCTCAAATAGCCAATCAGATGGCAAAACAGCAGGGCCTCATTTAACACATCTAAGTTCTAAGAGATAAACAACGGCTTCTCCACCAGCGGGAAAAGCCGTTGCTTTACATTATAAAAACAGCTCATCACCGCAGCGTTAAAAACTCACATTGTCTTTAGTTTTTGCAGCACAGGACTTACAAGACTCACTAGGTGATCGACAATATCAGGAGAGACCTATTGTACGACGAGGGTCAGATAGCCTATTTGGCAGAGCGAAACAAGATCAAAGAAGAAGAGTAACTGCCCTATCTCCTGTCATTCCTGCACTCTTTTCTATTGTCATTCCGGCACTCCTGTTGGCCGGAATCTACTGTTTTGAACTCAAAGACAATGGCTGGATCCCGGAACAAGAAAGCCCGGGTCGATAATTGCTCCTCGGTTCTGGCATCCTGCTTCACTCTACCTCCTATATCCATATAGTCGTGCATGATCGACATTTCCTCCCTCCATGGCGGTCAGAGACAGCAAAAAAGAAGAGTAACAGCCCTATCTCCGGTCATTCCTGAATTCTTTTAGGCCGGAATCCCTGTTTTGAACTCAAAAACAAAGGCTGGATCCCGGAACAAGTCCGGGAAGACAGCAAAAAAGAAGACTCACAGCCCTACCTACTGTCATTCCTGAATTCTTTTCTATTGTCATTCCGGCACTCTTGTTGGCCGGAATCCATTCTTGTCTGCTTTTATCCCAGCTCCTTGTGACTCACTAGTCTAAAATTAGATTTAATTAAACTCCATGGACGAAGAGCATGCAGCCTTGTGTGTACATATTGGCCAGCAAAAAGAATGGGACCTTGTATGTTGGGGTCACTAGCGACCTGATTAAGCGCATTTGGGAGCATAGAGAACACCTAGTAATGGGATTTACTGATAGATATCATGTGACCCAGCTGGTTTACTATGAGCTCACAGATTCTATGTATTCAGCTATATCCCGTGAGAAGAAACTTAAAAAGTGGCGTAGGCAGTGGAAAATTAATCTTATCGAAAACCAAAATCCTGAATGGCGTGACTTGTGGGATGAGATTCAGAGCTGAGCCTCTTTAGAACCAACATCAAAAGCTGGATCCCGGAATGAATCCGGGATGACACCAAAACGACGAGTCCAGTTTTCTTCAATCTCGTCTTTCTGGCATGTATAGCTATGTCCTTCCAGCACTCTTTTAGGCCGGAATCCATTCTTCGCACCAAGAGCAAAGCTGGATCCCGGAACAAGTCCGGGAAGACCAGACAGAGCCAAGACGGATACAGACTTGGTGGAGTCAAGTGTACGGCCGTATGCCTGAGAAACAAAGGTGGGTTTTGAACATCAGGCTCAAGCTAATCTATTATCTAGCTTGTCTATTATTCGCATAAGGTCTCGATATTCTGAGTCACTAAGTACATCGAGTAGCCTTGCTTCCCATTTAAGTGCTTCGGGCGCGATGGCTTGGTAGAGCAGTTTGCCTTCTTCGGTCAGTGTTAACAACGAGGCACGTTTATCTTTGTCGTCGGTGTGCTTTACTAGATAACCTTTAGCTAGCATTAGTTTGACTGCACGCGAGACGGTAGATTTATCCATTGACGCCATTAGAGTGAGATCTTTAGCACTGATCCCATTGCCTTGCTCATTAACACTATGTGAACGTGCATTCGTTGAAGTATTTGCTTCCTCGGCTAGGTGTACCAGGATGCGCCATTCAGGCACTGTCAGGTTAAAGTCACTTTGATATACCTCGGCAAACTTTTCACTGACGTTTTGAGCCAGACTCACTAATCTATAAGGCAGGAAGTCTTTTAATATCAGTCTGGACTTGCTTGATTCAGCCATTAGCACTCTCCATTAGTACTCTTTGCTTGTTTGCATGAGCATTTACAATCAGATAAGAAGATAATCAGATGCTTATCAGCTTGTAGCGTTTTATTTACACCAGTCAGTCGAAGTTGACAGCTATTCTCATGGTTATTAATAGCACAAAGATTGAAACTAGTCTCACTTGAGAGTAGTTTTATTGTAATCGTGATGAATAACAATAAAAGAACAGATCAATTAGCCTAGGATCTGTCTAGCATAAAGGACGAACAAGCATGACTAATGAACTTAAATACATGACAGGTTTTGGTAATGAGTTTGAGACTGAAGCCCTACCAGGTGCCCTGCCCATTGGTCAGTTTAGTCCGCAAAAGGTCAAGTATGACTTGTATGCCGAGCAGTTTAACGTCACCGCTTTTACCGCGCCTCGCTGTGATAACCGCCGCAACTGGTTTTACCGTATCCGCCCTTCGGTAGTTCAGGGCGAATATGAAGCCATAGACAATGGCTTAGTTCGCAGTGCTCCTATCACCGAAGTTATGACCCCACCGACTATGCTACGTTGGGATCCCGTTCCTTTACCTGATTCTGAGTCAAAAACCGATTTTATCGATGGCCTAGTGACGATGGCGGCTAACGGTAGCGTTAATAGTCAGGCGGGGATCGGTATTCATATCTATGCAGCGAATAGCTCTATGGATGGTCGTTATTTCTGTAACGCCGATGGTGAGATGCTGTTTGTGCCAGAACTTGGCGAGATAATGTTAAACACCGAGTGTGGCAAGCTAGCGGTAAAGGCTGGCGAGATTGCAGTTATTCCTCGTGGCATTAAGTTTAACGTTGAGTTATTGACTGACAACGCTCGCGGCTATATTTGTGAAAACTACGGTCACCCTTATGTA
Proteins encoded:
- a CDS encoding HNH endonuclease, whose translation is MNNALLKDSFLKEVDATKQVEFIAYLQRLLVEGDFVATYKFALLHALADICIEKAHYTRPNTSSNISQETDGIITIDEIVEKFIELYWQHSLPFSATDAEPLLLLQNSGKQSALINNLSVFRRQGVRNLSQLKAHSGWRKLCNDTRKTLKEGPLWRLQLLAGNAECFYYPHDKSKKYIKLNSGIAFCFRRFHDLVVSLARSHWTQKVCDFASNQNVIGGQGNLSDFLFGSDRKAIIQARPLLLQIQHGNCFYCLQPLKEQGEVDHFIPWARYPSDLGHNFVLAHSKCNNAKRDHLAAEKHKDRWFEQNIIMHEKIITSELNSYFVCESERSEAIATWAYQLAAQNSSPLWLKGKDFDALLV
- a CDS encoding MarR family winged helix-turn-helix transcriptional regulator, whose product is MAESSKSRLILKDFLPYRLVSLAQNVSEKFAEVYQSDFNLTVPEWRILVHLAEEANTSTNARSHSVNEQGNGISAKDLTLMASMDKSTVSRAVKLMLAKGYLVKHTDDKDKRASLLTLTEEGKLLYQAIAPEALKWEARLLDVLSDSEYRDLMRIIDKLDNRLA
- a CDS encoding class I SAM-dependent methyltransferase; the protein is MTTEIYDGLNNSFYNTNAEDLAEQYLSKSFEEVHASWLSHLKSILNPSSVKSAFTPHRLPEPSHIANNPSEQKAKLRFLDIGAGAGRDVKYLAEQGTTNQSVQVYAVEPAQTLANLGKRLTQDLNVTWLDDALPVLSRVISLDTRFDLILLSAIWMHIPTQERADSIRTFAKLLDPNGKLVITLRHGPCSDERQMFQVSDTELVQLAKSVGLTVIDTTANEADKLGRAEVYWQTLVLVHASVSTASMRLLKYEVTL
- a CDS encoding GIY-YIG nuclease family protein, coding for MQPCVYILASKKNGTLYVGVTSDLIKRIWEHREHLVMGFTDRYHVTQLVYYELTDSMYSAISREKKLKKWRRQWKINLIENQNPEWRDLWDEIQS
- a CDS encoding BCCT family transporter; this encodes MSNAELHAPIEDSDYSAIHPPSLSEKLELNNPVFWLSGSFLTLFVLLAITNASALTSVVNSGFSFATQYFGAFWQVLLLLNFLVGLAIALARTGYVRLGGLAKPDIDNFKWLSIVLCTLLAGGGVFWAAAEPIAHFVSAPPLFGDALPRVAAINALSQSFMHWGFLAWAILGCLSSIVLMHLHYDKGLPLKPRTLLYPIFGDRAINGWIGNAADACCIIAVAAGTIGPIGFLGLQISYALNALFGIPDGFITQSIVIMFAISMYTLSALSGVSKGIQLVSRYNIILSVALIAYILIFGPTRFIFDGYIQGVGSMLDNFFPMALYRENTEWLSWWTVFFWGWFIGYGPMMSIFIARISRGRTIRQLILSISVAAPLITCFWFSIVGGSGLAFELENPGLISGAFEGFNLPAVLLAITAELPFPMLISVLFLILTTTFIITTGDSMTYTISMVMTGSTEPNAVIRSFWGIIMGVVAIALISMGSGGISSLQSFIVITAVPVSLILMPSLWKAPQIANQMAKQQGLI
- a CDS encoding pseudouridine-5'-phosphate glycosidase translates to MLEQYLDINPEVAAAIAAGKPVVALESTIISHGMPYPQNVETALKVEQIIRDNGAIPATIAILKGRLKVGMTHEEIEYLGKAGLDVIKTSRRDIPFIVAKQIDGATTVASTMILAQMAGIKVFATGGIGGVHRGAQQTFDISADLQELANTNVAVICAGAKSILDIGLTLEYLETQGVPVIGHQTDTLPAFYTRESEFGVDYRLDTPKQIATAMKAKWDMGLKGGVVIANPIPEEYQLDRGMIDKVIIDAVAEMDSKGISGKQSTPFLLAKVAEKTEGSSLKANIQLVYNNAKLAAKIAVEYAS
- a CDS encoding PfkB family carbohydrate kinase; amino-acid sequence: MTERELEILALLKQDPLIAQQSLADQLGISRSAVAGHIMNLTNKGVIRGKGYILAESRYAVVIGGANMDILGRPLSALQVGDSNPGSVSCSPGGVGRNIAENLARLGSQTRLISAIGKDTYGQMIMSQCQQAGIDMKGCLQLNDANTSTYLSVLDGDSDMHVAINDMAILERLSVEVLKEKEELLRRADLIILDANLSAESLEYLLNNFADRPIFVDTVSCVKAKKIKPFLSSVHTLKPNLKEAEQLSGIFIEDYSELPALANWFHNQGVKRIFLSLGCDGVFYSDEGAQALIPAIPIAMINANGAGDAFLAGLAHGWIQEWGIEHSTKFAMAAAVVALSHLATINPNMSEISVNRIIKESIC
- a CDS encoding DUF1570 domain-containing protein, with protein sequence METRLSRYLLLILLMLIIGLVVEEYGNDGIRMTTKDKVIEHFLSNRYKAGAICRDKGWQFCQNWAELPRSRFNLGSQPDSISNKWSNKQPNKGLSKGPKQESTSQPQNPELSASQNRTEQHQYQFNDPDSPLFTHIPGCATSTMTEAEQTQRKQNRKRIYSWTDENGQTHFTDDDRVYAQHNIALTQYQEPEYSFELEVNSTGGKLPLFYKDKVTAAIKKVSDIYKSYLPESGVAPVKVNLTLAKSKSSYNRLQAKYAPKLGPSQGFYVARQNMAVVHHKNDKQAHQTSVHEAVHVLNAGLFGPTPRWFNEGMAEYFESIEMSGFVAKIPARDWKRTLAGKKLSVNALLSAKRQTWAGSQQTSLYAQSHSLIHFLMSSKQGKQTITKLLAHMVQTRCEASDPKSVLSRYPSGLNKLHTDWIAWINSRKYRTHTF